A single window of Micrococcaceae bacterium Sec5.1 DNA harbors:
- a CDS encoding alpha-ketoacid dehydrogenase subunit beta, translated as MATMTIAKAINEGLRVSLKSNPKSLLMGEDIGHLGGVYRVTDGLIKEFGADRVVDSPLAESGIVGTAIGLALRGYSPVCEIQFDGFVYPAFNQITTQLAKIHARSHGRLTVPVVIRIPYGGGIGSIEHHSESPEALFAHTAGLRIISPSNAHDAYWMIQKAIECQDPVIFFEPKRRYWLKGEVDVENAGLSEDPFKAHVVREGTDATIVAYGPLVPVALAAANAAIEDGRSIEVIDLRSISPVDFDTIEASVKKTGRLIVAHEAPTFGGIGGEIAARISERAFLHLEAPVIRVGGFHMPYPVAKVEEDYLPDIDKILEALDRSLAY; from the coding sequence ATGGCGACCATGACCATTGCCAAGGCCATCAACGAGGGTCTCCGCGTATCGCTGAAGAGCAACCCCAAGTCCCTCTTGATGGGCGAGGACATCGGGCATCTCGGTGGCGTCTACCGGGTGACGGATGGCCTGATCAAGGAATTCGGGGCCGACCGCGTCGTCGACAGCCCTCTGGCAGAGTCCGGCATTGTGGGAACTGCTATTGGGCTCGCATTGCGTGGCTACTCGCCGGTGTGCGAAATCCAATTCGATGGCTTTGTCTATCCGGCCTTCAACCAGATCACCACGCAGCTGGCCAAGATCCACGCCCGCAGCCATGGCCGCCTGACTGTTCCTGTGGTTATTCGGATCCCCTACGGCGGCGGAATTGGTTCCATTGAGCACCACTCCGAATCCCCGGAAGCGTTGTTCGCCCACACCGCTGGCCTCCGTATCATTTCGCCGTCCAACGCCCATGACGCTTACTGGATGATCCAGAAAGCCATTGAGTGCCAGGACCCTGTGATCTTCTTCGAACCCAAGCGCCGCTACTGGCTCAAGGGCGAGGTGGATGTTGAGAATGCTGGTCTGTCAGAAGACCCGTTCAAGGCACATGTGGTCCGTGAAGGTACGGACGCCACGATTGTGGCTTACGGGCCGTTGGTTCCGGTTGCCCTCGCTGCAGCAAATGCTGCAATTGAGGATGGACGCAGCATTGAGGTCATCGACCTCCGCTCCATCTCGCCCGTGGACTTCGACACCATTGAGGCGTCGGTCAAGAAGACCGGCCGGCTGATCGTCGCCCACGAAGCCCCCACATTCGGTGGTATCGGCGGAGAGATTGCAGCCCGCATCAGCGAACGGGCGTTCCTGCACCTTGAAGCCCCTGTGATCCGTGTTGGCGGTTTCCACATGCCGTATCCCGTGGCCAAGGTTGAAGAGGATTACTTGCCGGACATCGACAAGATCCTCGAAGCGCTCGACCGCTCCCTGGCTTACTAA
- the pdhA gene encoding pyruvate dehydrogenase (acetyl-transferring) E1 component subunit alpha, whose product MGSTQLPPGTDETLAATSAAVAASGEPVEMVQLLGPDGKLGTDPVFSDYAKRIDPEKLRVFYADMARIRRFDQEATALQRQGELALWVPLTGQEAAQIGSAHASQPQDYIFPTYREHGVALVRNVDLAELLKQFRGVSNGGWDPRGNNFHLYTLVLAAQTLHAVGYAMGIQRDQKLAVADGSNDPKAAVVAYFGDGASSEGDVHESMVFAASYDAPVVFFCQNNHWAISVPTEVQTKVPLANRAKGYGFPGIRVDGNDVIAVHAVTEWALEHAREGRGPVLIEAYTYRVGAHTTADDPTKYRELAEETAWRAKDPLERLEKYLRTEGLADEAFFEQVQADGDELAKYVRSTTHGLEVPNIRDSFANVYAEAHPLIAEEQAWFEEYSAGFETDQEAAN is encoded by the coding sequence ATGGGCTCGACACAACTGCCCCCCGGGACCGATGAAACTCTGGCGGCAACCTCAGCGGCTGTAGCTGCCTCGGGTGAACCCGTAGAGATGGTCCAGTTGCTCGGCCCTGACGGAAAGCTAGGCACCGATCCCGTCTTCTCTGACTATGCCAAGCGGATAGACCCCGAAAAGCTCCGCGTCTTTTACGCCGACATGGCCAGGATTCGCCGTTTTGACCAGGAGGCCACCGCGCTGCAGCGCCAAGGCGAACTCGCTTTGTGGGTGCCGCTGACCGGTCAAGAGGCCGCCCAGATCGGCTCGGCCCACGCCAGCCAGCCCCAGGACTACATTTTCCCCACTTACCGTGAACACGGTGTCGCGCTTGTGCGCAACGTGGACCTTGCTGAATTGTTGAAGCAGTTCCGCGGAGTCTCCAACGGAGGCTGGGACCCGCGGGGGAACAACTTCCACCTCTACACACTGGTGCTGGCCGCCCAAACGCTTCACGCAGTGGGCTACGCCATGGGCATCCAGCGTGACCAGAAGCTCGCGGTTGCCGATGGTTCCAATGATCCCAAGGCTGCAGTGGTTGCCTACTTCGGTGACGGCGCCAGCTCCGAAGGGGACGTCCACGAATCAATGGTTTTCGCTGCCTCGTACGACGCCCCGGTTGTCTTCTTCTGCCAGAACAACCACTGGGCCATCTCTGTGCCTACCGAAGTCCAGACCAAGGTCCCGTTGGCCAACCGCGCCAAGGGTTATGGATTCCCGGGAATCCGTGTGGATGGCAACGACGTCATTGCCGTGCATGCCGTCACTGAATGGGCCTTGGAGCATGCCCGTGAGGGCCGCGGCCCTGTACTTATCGAGGCGTACACCTACCGTGTCGGTGCGCACACCACAGCTGACGACCCCACCAAGTACCGCGAATTGGCCGAAGAGACCGCGTGGCGTGCGAAGGATCCGCTGGAGCGTTTGGAGAAATACCTGCGGACTGAAGGGCTCGCCGATGAAGCCTTCTTCGAACAGGTTCAAGCCGACGGGGATGAGCTGGCCAAGTATGTCCGCAGCACCACGCACGGCCTGGAGGTGCCGAACATCCGCGATTCCTTCGCCAACGTCTATGCCGAAGCACACCCGCTGATTGCAGAGGAACAGGCGTGGTTCGAGGAATACTCGGCAGGCTTCGAAACCGACCAGGAGGCAGCTAACTGA
- a CDS encoding histidinol-phosphate transaminase, producing the protein MTTTDNAPEGVLPRPVVDRLPKYAAGKPPAAIEGLTSYKLSSNENPLPPIPAVLQAIADQTDINRYPDPLATKLRNALADFLDVPADDVVTGAGSLGALNQILATFAGQNDDGKSDEVIYAWRSFEAYPICVGLAGAASVQIPLLPDGRHDLETMAAAVTVRTKVILLCTPNNPTGPILTAEETERFIQSVPPNVVVVIDEAYQEFVRDQAAVDGIKLYRKYPNVVVLRTFSKAHGLAGLRVGYSVSGPQLTQHLRVTATPFAVSQIAERAAITSLENFDQVVERVQSLVEERDRVTSGLRALGWFVPEAQGNFVWLNLGENSGEFAALAAEQALSVRAFGNEGVRVSIGEVEANTRFLKLCAGYTKAPHSS; encoded by the coding sequence ATGACTACTACTGACAACGCACCGGAGGGCGTACTCCCTCGACCGGTCGTGGACAGGCTCCCCAAGTACGCGGCTGGTAAACCCCCCGCTGCGATCGAGGGCCTCACCAGCTACAAATTGTCGTCCAATGAAAACCCGCTGCCTCCGATCCCTGCAGTGTTGCAGGCCATCGCGGATCAGACTGACATCAACCGCTACCCAGACCCCTTGGCAACCAAACTGCGCAATGCTTTGGCTGACTTCCTGGATGTTCCTGCTGACGACGTCGTCACCGGTGCAGGAAGCCTCGGCGCGCTCAACCAGATTCTTGCCACCTTCGCGGGCCAGAATGATGACGGCAAGTCGGACGAGGTGATCTACGCCTGGCGCTCCTTCGAGGCTTACCCCATTTGTGTGGGCCTTGCGGGGGCGGCCAGCGTGCAGATCCCGTTGCTTCCGGACGGCCGTCACGATCTCGAAACCATGGCCGCTGCGGTCACGGTGCGCACCAAGGTGATCTTGCTCTGCACCCCGAACAACCCCACCGGGCCCATCCTCACGGCTGAGGAAACGGAGCGCTTCATCCAGTCGGTGCCGCCCAACGTGGTGGTGGTCATTGATGAGGCTTACCAGGAATTCGTCCGGGACCAAGCCGCCGTAGACGGGATCAAGCTTTACCGGAAATACCCCAATGTTGTGGTGCTGAGGACTTTCTCCAAAGCCCACGGGTTGGCAGGACTGCGGGTTGGATACAGTGTTTCCGGCCCGCAGCTCACCCAGCACCTTCGCGTTACGGCTACCCCCTTCGCCGTATCGCAAATTGCAGAACGCGCAGCGATTACATCCCTCGAAAATTTCGACCAGGTTGTCGAAAGGGTACAAAGCCTGGTGGAGGAGAGGGACCGCGTCACTTCGGGTCTCCGCGCTCTCGGATGGTTCGTGCCGGAGGCCCAGGGGAACTTCGTTTGGTTGAACTTGGGGGAGAACAGCGGCGAGTTTGCGGCGTTGGCAGCCGAGCAGGCCCTATCTGTCCGGGCCTTCGGTAATGAGGGAGTCCGGGTCAGCATTGGCGAAGTGGAAGCCAATACAAGGTTCCTGAAACTCTGTGCAGGTTATACAAAGGCTCCGCACAGTTCCTAG
- a CDS encoding phage holin family protein: MGSFIVRVLINGLALWIASWLLDGLEISSSATEKAAANAGITEGADAAGIVLAYLFIGLIFGVVNAFVRPLVKILSLPVTILTLGLFTIIINAAMLYLTAWLSSFTPVHLTIDSFFWTAILASIIISIISVVAGLIPGARKR; encoded by the coding sequence ATGGGTTCATTCATCGTTCGCGTCCTGATCAACGGCCTGGCTCTGTGGATCGCCAGCTGGCTCTTGGATGGACTGGAGATCTCTTCCTCTGCCACTGAAAAGGCGGCAGCCAACGCCGGGATCACTGAAGGCGCGGATGCAGCGGGGATCGTCTTGGCGTACCTCTTCATCGGCCTGATTTTTGGAGTCGTCAACGCGTTCGTCCGCCCGCTGGTCAAGATTCTGTCCCTCCCCGTGACGATCCTGACCCTGGGGCTGTTTACGATCATCATCAATGCGGCAATGCTGTACCTGACAGCGTGGCTGAGCAGCTTCACGCCTGTGCACCTCACTATTGACTCGTTCTTCTGGACAGCCATCCTCGCCTCGATCATCATCAGCATCATCAGCGTGGTTGCCGGCCTGATCCCCGGGGCCCGCAAACGCTAG